GCGCCGCCCGGCGAGGTCGACCGGCGCCTGCGAGGCGAAGTCTATGTGACTCAGATCGAGGTTGCGGTTGGCTAGGCTTCGCGTCCTGTCCGGTCGCGAAGCTTGCCGCATCTTGGCGGCCAACGGCTTTATCGAGGTCCGACGACGGGGCAGCCACATCGCGATGCAGAAGACGGACGCCGGCGGAACGCTCACCGTCCCGGTTCCGGATCACCGAGAGCTGCGGACAGGCACGCTGATGTCGATCATCCGCCAGTCAGGTCTGCCCCGCTCGGAATTCGAGGTGGGTCGCTGACCACGGCCAGAGGGCGGTGGCCCGATTGGCAACCCGCACGGTTGTTGGATCTTGCCCAGCGCGGCGCAAGAGAATCGCGGCGGGGGCGTTT
The sequence above is a segment of the Candidatus Palauibacter australiensis genome. Coding sequences within it:
- a CDS encoding type II toxin-antitoxin system HicA family toxin is translated as MARLRVLSGREACRILAANGFIEVRRRGSHIAMQKTDAGGTLTVPVPDHRELRTGTLMSIIRQSGLPRSEFEVGR